A window of the Fusarium poae strain DAOMC 252244 chromosome 3, whole genome shotgun sequence genome harbors these coding sequences:
- a CDS encoding hypothetical protein (TransMembrane:1 (n2-9c16/17o80-97i)), protein MAAFTLTFAPSTRSFGRSGYNKDGDDSDSKPTNSRGRSGYNDPEEGDSGRSGYNGPDDDDNSQGNKGRSGYNGPSDDDDISVWIVLGIETASHVWIWKKKDRQA, encoded by the exons ATGGCTGCTTTCACTCTCACATTTGCTCCCTCCACCCGCTCCTTCGGCCGCAGTGGCTACAACAAGGATGGTGATGATTCTGACTCCAAGCCCACAAACAGCCGTGGTCGATCTGGCTACAATGACCCTGAGGAGGGAGACTCTGGTCGTTCTGGCTACAATGGCcccgacgacgacgacaactcTCAGGGCAACAAGGGCCGCTCTGGTTACAATGGCCCCAGTGACGATGACGA CATCAGCGTTTGGATAGTCTTGGGCATAGAAACAGCATCGCACGTTTGGATTTGGAAAAAGAAGGACAGACAAGCATAG
- a CDS encoding hypothetical protein (SECRETED:SignalP(1-19)~BUSCO:5399at5125), whose translation MVKIAQWVSIAALILGASAADEASSVLTTEIGRQNNQSLFWGPYKSNLYFGVRPRTPDGLWTGLMWAKVDDYQDIQNGFRYTCEQGEDIHGYGWDEYDARIGGVQSIHDKGNNIDLTTTFVKIPGGSHGGSWAARIKGELREGAAKDTKTMLFYYIAQDGEGELEVEGEGTQFGFEDDVTFSGNSKTLGDYKLVVTKGTGKHPTSNNKLLEDRHGDTTIVSSPQDVPADHTWQGKPVVFKKLQEAVSPVQENADQSDPPPPWQVYRIAHSPAKANVQIVEKTFEGPFEFDVIFSSASSGKEFTSEEVTEQIKKTSEIFNERFTNTFKFKEPFNLEKYKKFGKSMFSNLVGGIGYFHGHQIIDRSYAPEYEEDDEEFWVEAANARGRTKPDLEGPYELFTSVPSRPFFPRGFLWDEGFHLIPIADWDIDLTLEIVKSWYNTMDDDGWIAREQILGHEARSKVPPEFQVQYPHYANPPTLFLIIEGFMERLRAANGTEPQKLERLIGADLLQTAHLDNIELGETYLRKLYPLLRRQYDWFRKTQRGDIKSYDREAYSTKEAYRWRGRTETHILTSGLDDYPRPQPPSPSELHVDLMSWVGLMTKSLMNIADALGMAEDVDEYKKNLDGIEHNLNDLHWSEKEGCYCDAFVDDYEEHALVCHKGYISLFPFLVGLMKADDPKLGKILDLIGDEDHLWSPHGIRSLSKQDEFYNTGENYWRSPVWMPMNYLAVSQLQNVASQEGPFQAKAKDLFSRLRKNLVDTVYKSWEETGFAWEQYNPDTGAGQRTQHFTGWTSLVVKIMAMDDPSTEAHVRDEL comes from the exons ATGGTTAAGATCGCCCAATGGGTGTCGATAGCGGCACTCATCCTGGGCGCCTCAGCCGCTGATGAAGCCTCGTCTGTGCTAACGACAGAGATTGGCCGTCAAAATAACCAGAGCCTCTTTTGGGGTCCGTACAAGTCCAACTTGTACTTTGGTGTGCGGCCGCGAACGCCAGATGGTTTGTGGACGGGACTCATGTGGGCAAAAGTTGACGACTACCAAGACATTCAAAACG GATTCAGATATACTTGTGAACAAGGAGAAGATATTCACGGCTATGGATGGGATGAATACGATGCCCGCATAGGCGGTGTGCAATCAATTCACGACAAGGGTAACAACATTGACTTGACAACAACATTTGTCAAGATTCCAGGAGGCAGCCATGGTGGAAGCTGGGCTGCTCGTATCAAGGGCGAGCTTCGAGAAGGTGCCGCAAAGGACACCAAAACCATGTTGTTCTACTACATCGCTCAGGACGGCGAAGGCGAGCTCGAGGTTGAGGGCGAAGGCACACAATTTGGGTTCGAGGACGATGTCACTTTCAGCGGAAACTCCAAGACCCTAGGCGACTACAAGCTCGTCGTAACAAAGGGAACCGGAAAACATCCCACTTCGAACAACAAATTACTCGAAGACCGACATGGAGACACAACCATTGTCTCGAGCCCCCAAGACGTTCCCGCCGACCACACTTGGCAGGGCAAGCCTGTTGTATTTAAGAAGCTTCAGGAGGCTGTCTCGCCCGTCCAAGAAAACGCCGACCAAAGCGACCCTCCGCCGCCATGGCAGGTATACCGCATTGCCCACTCGCCAGCCAAGGCCAATGTTCAGATCGTGGAGAAGACGTTCGAGGGACCCTTTGAATTCGATGTAATTTTCTCATCAGCTTCTTCTGGAAAAGAATTCACCTCTGAAGAAGTCACCGAGCAGATCAAGAAGACCTCCGAGATCTTCAACGAGCGGTTTACAAACACTTTCAAGTTCAAAGAGCCATTCAATCTCGAGAAATACAAGAAGTTCGGCAAGAGCATGTTTTCTAACCTTGTCGGTGGCATCGGGTACTTCCACGGTCATCAAATCATTGACCGATCCTATGCACCTGAATatgaggaggatgatgaagaattCTGGGTTGAAGCTGCAAACGCCAGGGGCCGCACGAAGCCAGACCTTGAAGGACCTTACGAGCTTTTCACTAGCGTTCCTTCTCGTCCCTTCTTTCCTCGTGGTTTCCTCTGGGATGAAGGTTTTCACCTCATCCCCATCGCTGATTGGGATATTGACCTGACTCTTGAAATTGTTAAGAGCTGGTATAACACCATGGATGACGATGGCTGGATCGCTCGGGAGCAGATCCTGGGTCATGAAGCTCGTAGCAAAGTGCCTCCCGAGTTCCAAGTTCAATACCCTCACTATGCCAACCCTCCCACCCTCTTCCTTATTATAGAGGGTTTTATGGAGCGCCTTCGTGCAGCCAACGGCACTGAACCCCAGAAGCTGGAGCGTTTGATCGGGGCAGATCTTTTGCAAACTGCCCACCTCGATAACATCGAACTAGGCGAGACCTACTTGCGAAAGTTGTATCCTCTGTTGCGCCGCCAGTATGATTGGTTCCGCAAAACTCAGCGCGGTGACATCAAGAGTTACGACCGTGAGGCGTACTCCACCAAGGAGGCGTATCGATGGAGAGGCCGTACTGAAACCCACATCCTCACCAGCGGCTTGGATGACTATCCTCGACCCCAGCCCCCATCCCCTAGCGAGCTGCATGTCGATCTCATGTCTTGGGTGGGCCTTATGACAAAGTCCCTGATGAACATTGCAGACGCCCTCGGCATGGCTGAAGATGTAGATGAGTACAAGAAGAATTTGGACGGTATTGAGCACAATCTTAACGACCTCCACTGGTCCGAAAAGGAGGGTTGTTACTGTGATGCCTTTGTTGACGACTATGAGGAGCATGCGCTCGTATGCCACAAGGGCTATATTTCCCTATTCCCCTTCTTGGTTGGTCTCATGAAGGCTGACGATCCGAAATTGGGCAAGATTCTTGACCTCATCGGCGACGAGGATCACCTATGGAGCCCACATGGCATTCGCAGCCTGAGCAAGCAGGATGAGTTTTACAACACCGGCGAGAACTACTGGCGCAGCCCAGTGTGGATGCCTATGAACTATCTTGCCGTGTCTCAGCTTCAA AATGTTGCTTCACAAGAAGGTCCGTTTCAAGCCAAGGCGAAGGATTTGTTCTCGCGTCTGCGCAAGAATCTTGTCGACACGGTGTACAAGAGCTGGGAAGAAACAGGCTTTGCCTGGGAGCAGTACAATCCCGATACGGGAGCTGGACAGCGTACACAGCATTTCACTGGGTGGACTAGTCTGGTCGTCAAGATCATGGCTATGGATGACCCTAGCACGGAGGCTCATGTTAGAGATGAGCTTTAG